CGCAGTGTCAATTTATTGAGTGGATTTGGTACCCGAGACTTACAGATAGTGATTTCTAGTTTTTAACACTCAGGTTCAATTGTGCTAGTTATCAATTAACTCCAATTGTGCTAACAATTGGCGGGGGCAGGGGTCGAATCTGCTGAAAACCCCAAAAGCAGCCTCCATCTGCATTTTTACCGCAAAATACCTCTTACAATGCGGTAAAAGCATCACCCCGTGCAGGAATATAAGCCCACAAGACTCACCTCAATCCGTCTGCCGGAATCACTCCATCGCAAGGCAAAAGCAGAGGCCGCAAACCAAGGAATCAGCCTGTCGAAGCTGATCACACAAAGCATCGAGCGCATGGTGAACTGATGGAGTTGCAGAGCCCCAATCCATTCCAGGAATTACTGCTCAAGGCACCACTCGATGAGCACCTGTTCTGCGGAACTGGCAAAGCAGTGGGCAAGAGTGCTGGCATCAAATTCCTCGTGGCCAGAGACGCCACGATGCTCGGACAGGATTACGCCTGTTTGATCATCAGAAGCAGCTTTCAAGCGCTGCTAGAGATCCAGGCAGACCTGCTGAAATACCTCAGCGCAGTGTTTCCAGGCACGCGATATTCCACTGCTGATATGACCTTTCGGATCGGCGGCAAGGATGCGCCATACGGCTCGATCGAATTGGCATACAGCGCAGCTAGCCCCATGGAGCAGGTCCGGGCCATGACCCGCCTGCAGGGCCGATCGAAGTCCACGATCATCGTTGATGAGGCCGGTGCCACGCCAACCATCCTGGAGTTCACGGATGAGCTTGCGGGCGTTTTGCGGGGCGCGCCAACAGTCCCGCGGCGAATGATCATGCTGGCCAACCCCGGCGGCCCAGCCCACAGCGAGCTGAAAGCACGGTTCATTGATCCGCTGCCGTTCCCCCTGGAACACATGCGCCCGCAGCGGTTTTACAGCGATCACTACCAGCGTTACTGCATCTCACTGACGGCAAACGCCAGCGTCAACCCGCACATCGATTGGGATCGCTACCGCAAAGAGATCGAGTTGATGGCGCACGGCGACCCCGACGTGCTGGAGGCTCTGCTGCACGGACGCTGGGGTGATCTCGCTGGCGGCAGTGCATTCGGCCCGGTCTGGTCTCCCCGCCGCTGCAGACACGAGATCCCTGCTGAATACGACCTTTCAGGCCACCAGCCCGCGCCATTTGTGGTTTGCGACTGGGGAATGTCGGCACCCTCGGCGTTCTATCTGGTGGTGCCGCGTCCCCCTGGCCTGGAGACACCAAAAGGCTCGATTCATTTTGCCGATGAGCTCTACACGTGTGCCCGAGATCGCAGCGGCAGACAGTGGTCCCGAGGATCCATGCTCACCAATCAGGAGCAAGCCGAAGCCGTGCGGGAATGGCTGGAGCGCTGGGGCCTCGCACCTCGCTCCACGCGAATCCTTGCTGATGACGCGATCTTCGCTCGCAATGGCAGCCCGAACGGGTCTGTTGCCGGAGACTTTCGAACAGCAGGTGTGCCGATGAGCCCTGTGGGCAAAAACACGGCAACGATGGAGGCTGGCCTGGGAGCTCTCAAGTCCCGTCTTGCTTCCACCCGCAAGAACTACGACGCACCCTGGCTGACCTGGAGCACCCGCTGTGCTGCATGGGAAAACACGGTCCCATCACTGAGCAGAGATCCAAACAATGTGGAGCGGATTGCACCAGGTCAGGTTGATCACGCTGCTGATGCTGGCCGCTACGCGGTGGTGTGGGCTAATGCCAAATGGCGGACGGGCAGAACCAACGTCCGGGTGTGGTGATATCGGTGCGGAGCCGAAGCTGTGACAGACGTACCAGCAACAGCTGCAAATCACTAATGCTCATGCGCTATGCGCTGAGCCGTTGTCAACTTTTTAACCGCTGTAGCCATTCCACCTGCGAAAGTAATGACTAAGGCCGTCATCACAGTTGCAAAATATTGGAATCAGAAAAATACATCTAATACATTGCATACAAGATTTCCACCACACTTTGATCTTGGCTTTGTGGTGAAGTTTGAATATCCAGAGCCTTGTACTAACGAATCACTGGAATTCAATTTCCCTGTTGCACATTGAATTCTGCTACCGATACAGGGCTTCACCGTGTCTGAAGGCATGGAGTTGGTTCCACCTTCCGGAATCACAGTCGCTGCGGGGATTGGAGGTGTTGTCGTTCTGGAGGGTTGGACAGGTTGGGTTGTAGAGGCTTCGATCACTCGGCCCGTCCCACTTTGCAGTGGGTCGGTGTATGTGGGTTTGGTTGCGCCAAGGACATTCGCGCAGCTCTCAACCACCAGATCCTCGAAGCCAGTGCCTGGAACTTCCCAGGCGCGCCACTTAGACCAGCGGAGCTTGCTGATCTTGGTGTTACTGCAATCAACCGCCACCTCTGTGATGCCACTGCAGCCTGATGCTTTGACGCTGCGAACACCTGATGGAGATTTACCCCAGCTCTTCCAGTCGTAGGTGCAGTTGCCGAGCAGTCGGTAACGCTTGCGGCGTTCCTCTTCGCTCTTAAGGCGTGCAATGCGGGCAGCTTCTGCACGTCGATCAGCGGCCAGGCGTTCTGCCTCTGCACGTCTTGCGGCGGCAATCTCCTCGGCTCGGCGGCGTTGTTGGATCTGTTCTCGGATCCGGCGCTTCTCTGCTGAATCAGGAGCTGTATAGGTGGTGCCGACTGGCATTGTGCTGCCTGAGCTGGAACCGCTGAAGCCAGGAAGATCGGGCCAACTGGCACCACCAGAACGCAACGGGCGAATGCCAAGCACTGGAGCCCTTGCAACTCGCACCATGCTTCCAGCAACCAGCATCCTGGAGAGTGGAACGCCAGGGTTGTAGTCCTTCAGTTGTTGCAGGGTGATGCCATGGTCCCTGACGAATGAAGACAGGGACTGAGCAGCTTTGATCTCAACCACATCCTTTCGGGGTGGTGGTGAACTCAACGGAGCTGTTGTGCGGAGTGATCCAGGAACAAATCGAGAAGAGTCAGCAACATCACCACGACTGGCTTCAGGCAAAACCACCCAGCTGCCCTCCCTAAGCAGGGCACCGGCTGGTCGTTCATTCAGCTCTGAAAGCTCTTTCAAAGAGAGATCAAGCTCTCTTGCAATCACATTGAGATCGCTGTCTGCAGCAAGCTCAACCCAGATCACTGAGGTGACATTGGGCAACGTAGAAAAGAGCTGTTGAGGGCTGTAGTCATCGCTATCGGCGATCACCCTCGGCTGTAGTCGGCTGCTGCGACGCCGTACCGCCACTCCGCTGCTGCATTCCAGCTGTGTGAGCGCACCAGTTCGGCATGCCTGCTTGAAGGCTGGGACGTCAATGGGGCGGGCCTGTTCCTCAGTATCAAGCTGACGCCGCTGGCGTGGCGTGATGACGCCATTTCGTTCCAGGGACTCCAGCGATCGATCGAAGGTGAGTGGAGGTGGAGCCGGCTTGAGCTCAGGAGGGGTTACTTCCCCCAGTAATGCAGGAATATCAGCAAGTGCTGGTGTCGTGCCAAGCAATGCGGCGGCAGCAGTAACGGCGGCAATTCGCTTCATGAGACCGGGATTGATCGGTTCGTGAGTTGCCGCGTCGTCTCACTCTCGACGCAGGAGGGGACATTAGCCGAAAGGGTTGGTGCCCCCAGGAGTGAGCTGGGGGCTGCATTGGACCAATACGCCAATACCTTCCTGCAGAGCTGGTTTTGGCGCATCACCCGATCGGGTGAATACCCCCAATTAAGAGCCCGCCTAAGGAGCTCATTTGGGGGATGTGCCCTAATTCAAATCGACGGAAAGTAGTGCTGGAGGACTTCCATGACTGAAGGCATCGTCTACGTACTCACCAATCCGGCAATGCCGAAGATGGTGAAAATTGGCCGGACAGGGCGTGACATCGATGAACGGCTGAGCCAGCTGTATTCGACAGGTGTGCCACTGCCGTTTGAGTGCGCTTATGCCGCCAGGGTGGCGGACATGGACAAGGTGGAGAAGGCTTTCCACAACGCTTTCGGGCCTTACCGGGTCAATCCCAAACGCGAGTTTTTCAGCATTGATCCTGAACAGGCAATCGGTCTGTTGGACCTGATGAAGTTGGAGGACATGACTCCAGCCGTTCAGGAAGAGGCATCACTGGTTGATGTTGAGGCGAAGGCAGCTGTCGAGAAATTCAAAAAGTCCAGGCGACCAAACCTCAGATTTTCAAAGCTTGGAATTCCTGTAGGTGCAACGCTGCAATTCACTGAAGGCGATCAGACATGCCAAGTGGTCTCCAGAAAGCACGTTGAGTACGACGGCAAGCAATGGTCGATGACTGGTCTTGCCCATCACCTGACAGGACTCTCACGAGCATTACGAGGTTCCTCTTATTTCAGGTACGAAGGCGAACTGCTTAGTGACTTGTACGAAGAGGCATACGCGGAGGAGGACTGATGAACGCCGCTGCCATTCAACGTCTGGTGCCAAAACTGTTCAGGGTCATCGCTGAACTTGAAGCGGCAGCACCTGGCAGGCACTTCACGCCTGATGGGCATCTGATTGGAAGCATCGGTGAAGTCATCGCGGCAGAACGCTACGGGCTGACTCTGACCACTGCCAGCACAAAGGGAATCGACGCGCACGACGCCCAAGGGCGAGCCGTTGAAATCAAGTGCACCGGCAAAAACAAAGGCGTTGCCCTGCGTGGTTATGAACCATCTGCAGAACGCTTTATCGCGTTGCAAATCAACCGCGATGGTTCTGCCGTTGAGGTCTACGACGGTCCTGCTGCACCTGTCTGGACTGCAGTCGCGCACAAGGCAATGCCAGACAACGGACAACGGACCATCAGCCTCAACAAGCTGCGCCAACTGCAAGATGGAAAGCAATGACAGAAAGAGTGCCGTCATCGACTCATGGGAAATGACACTTTCCCTCGGATGGGGGATGCGAGTTAAGCGCGTCATTGTGCAAACTCAAAAAATGAAAACCATCAATCCAATTACTGCGTTCGTATTATCAATATGCGCACTTCCTGCCGCAGCAACTTTAGA
Above is a window of Synechococcus sp. BIOS-E4-1 DNA encoding:
- a CDS encoding toxin-antitoxin system HicB family antitoxin codes for the protein MQEYKPTRLTSIRLPESLHRKAKAEAANQGISLSKLITQSIERMVN
- a CDS encoding GIY-YIG nuclease family protein, encoding MTEGIVYVLTNPAMPKMVKIGRTGRDIDERLSQLYSTGVPLPFECAYAARVADMDKVEKAFHNAFGPYRVNPKREFFSIDPEQAIGLLDLMKLEDMTPAVQEEASLVDVEAKAAVEKFKKSRRPNLRFSKLGIPVGATLQFTEGDQTCQVVSRKHVEYDGKQWSMTGLAHHLTGLSRALRGSSYFRYEGELLSDLYEEAYAEED